A window of Fictibacillus halophilus contains these coding sequences:
- a CDS encoding AAA family ATPase has protein sequence MFLKRIKLLRDDIKSFKDYPFSIPAINGLEEIYLGKNVTFFVGENGTGKSTLLEAIADKCDFNTAGGGRNNMYEVYASESVLGNYIRLSWLPKVSNGFFLRAESFYSFATHLEEVDDTGFRDYGGRSLHKQSHGESFLSLFLHRFKGKAIYLLDEPEAALSPSRQLTFLKIIHDLTAQGDTQFIITTHSPILLGYPNADIISFDDGKISKVDYESTDHFQVTKYFLNNREKFMEELLKDDD, from the coding sequence ATGTTTTTAAAAAGAATCAAGCTGTTGCGTGATGATATTAAATCGTTTAAAGATTATCCGTTCTCCATTCCTGCAATCAACGGACTTGAGGAAATATACTTGGGCAAGAACGTGACCTTTTTTGTGGGAGAGAATGGAACAGGGAAATCTACACTGTTAGAAGCGATTGCGGATAAATGTGACTTTAATACAGCTGGCGGTGGTCGCAACAATATGTACGAAGTGTATGCTTCAGAATCTGTGCTCGGAAATTATATTCGGCTTTCGTGGCTGCCAAAAGTATCGAACGGGTTCTTTTTACGTGCAGAATCGTTCTACAGCTTTGCCACTCATCTTGAAGAAGTAGACGATACAGGATTTAGAGATTATGGAGGCCGGTCCCTTCACAAACAATCTCATGGTGAATCCTTTCTGTCTTTGTTTTTGCATCGCTTTAAAGGCAAAGCGATCTATCTGCTAGATGAACCTGAGGCGGCTCTTTCACCTTCAAGACAGCTCACTTTCTTGAAGATTATTCATGATCTAACAGCTCAAGGCGATACGCAGTTTATTATCACTACTCATTCTCCCATCTTATTGGGCTATCCGAATGCCGACATCATAAGCTTTGATGATGGAAAGATATCCAAAGTAGATTATGAATCCACAGATCATTTTCAAGTAACCAAGTACTTTTTAAATAATAGAGAGAAGTTTATGGAAGAGCTTCTTAAAGATGACGATTAA
- a CDS encoding GNAT family N-acetyltransferase — protein sequence MKKLQKKHLKKASEVLTNSFIDNPMFVYFFPILNKRRKILRSVFPMVLRILQTNGSLYVTSDKVEGLFCVSQHGEKTKIGKLMLAALSCTFRLPFVFIQLSLIDFLRKASQLQTTNSKLNHYKAYYENFLLVDSVCVDPQYRHQGHMTTMMSAAIAETKKKRTFCLLQTETLQNVKIYTHLGFSLVEEITSDQIPFSTFVMIYDPFGLTTNRELDT from the coding sequence TTGAAAAAACTACAAAAAAAACACCTCAAAAAAGCAAGTGAAGTGTTAACGAATTCATTTATTGATAATCCAATGTTTGTGTATTTCTTTCCTATCCTGAATAAAAGAAGAAAGATTTTACGTTCCGTCTTTCCTATGGTCCTTCGAATCCTACAAACCAACGGCTCATTATATGTAACGTCTGATAAAGTGGAGGGGCTTTTTTGTGTATCTCAGCACGGCGAAAAAACCAAGATAGGAAAGTTAATGCTCGCTGCTCTATCATGTACTTTTCGCCTGCCCTTTGTTTTCATTCAATTATCTTTAATCGATTTTTTGAGAAAAGCTAGTCAATTACAAACCACTAATAGCAAACTTAACCATTATAAGGCATACTATGAAAACTTTCTGTTGGTCGATTCAGTATGCGTAGACCCCCAATACCGACATCAAGGACATATGACCACCATGATGAGTGCCGCAATCGCAGAAACAAAAAAGAAAAGAACCTTTTGTTTGCTTCAAACAGAAACCCTGCAAAATGTGAAGATCTATACGCACTTAGGCTTTTCACTCGTTGAGGAGATTACAAGTGATCAGATTCCCTTCTCAACTTTTGTAATGATTTATGATCCTTTTGGCTTAACGACTAATAGAGAACTAGATACATAA
- a CDS encoding n-acetylglutamate synthase has protein sequence MLNYDGKVFVSVQNSSNGEVSSQTTFHYKQDGNIVTASYAGGEILKGTLIGIANEDGSLNFRYNHVNTSDEIRGGACISQPEVLSDGRIRLYEKWRWAEGSSGESVIEEVK, from the coding sequence ATGCTTAATTATGATGGAAAAGTATTCGTGTCTGTTCAAAATTCTTCAAACGGTGAGGTATCCTCACAAACAACGTTTCACTACAAACAAGACGGTAATATTGTCACTGCCTCATATGCAGGTGGAGAAATCTTAAAAGGCACGTTAATCGGAATTGCAAACGAAGACGGCAGCTTGAACTTCAGGTACAATCATGTGAATACGTCTGATGAAATAAGAGGTGGAGCCTGTATATCTCAACCTGAGGTATTAAGTGACGGAAGGATAAGATTGTATGAAAAATGGAGATGGGCGGAAGGGAGTTCTGGAGAGTCCGTAATTGAGGAAGTAAAATAA
- a CDS encoding nicotianamine synthase family protein: MKERFQLLLSLKVTEYEINELSKFAKECDECYELLKVKLDSLHHFMTDPINLHRWQEWGKDKDILSLSEKLREASVQALCEMEKYQSVRTCNHQLNASEYITTLSQTVKHELDELHINENSKVLFIGSGAFPISALTIASEKNAEVHCIDIDEEAVEMGRKVSLITGLQDNVRFSNSVRNDLHFAHNTTHVLIASLVRNKREVLNELKDILQPHTKVILRYGNGLKSIFNYPLEMNLTKDWELQSVKRTDGIYDTMVLEKVNA; this comes from the coding sequence GTGAAAGAGAGATTTCAATTATTACTATCTTTGAAAGTCACCGAGTATGAAATCAATGAACTTTCAAAGTTTGCCAAAGAATGTGATGAGTGTTACGAGTTATTAAAAGTAAAGCTGGATAGTCTTCACCATTTTATGACAGATCCTATAAACCTGCACCGATGGCAGGAATGGGGGAAGGACAAGGATATTCTGTCACTGTCTGAAAAGCTCCGGGAAGCTTCCGTACAAGCTCTTTGTGAGATGGAAAAATACCAAAGTGTGCGTACATGTAACCATCAATTGAATGCAAGTGAATACATAACTACACTCTCTCAAACTGTGAAACATGAATTGGATGAATTACATATCAATGAGAACTCTAAGGTATTATTTATAGGTTCTGGAGCGTTTCCCATTTCTGCCCTCACTATCGCCAGTGAGAAGAATGCTGAAGTTCATTGTATAGACATTGATGAAGAAGCGGTCGAGATGGGAAGAAAAGTCTCTCTGATTACAGGCCTACAAGACAACGTTAGATTTTCTAATTCTGTTCGAAACGACTTACACTTTGCCCATAATACTACTCATGTCTTAATCGCTTCTCTAGTCAGAAATAAACGGGAAGTACTGAATGAACTAAAGGATATATTACAGCCTCATACAAAAGTGATTCTCAGATACGGAAACGGATTAAAATCAATCTTTAACTATCCGTTAGAAATGAACCTAACGAAAGACTGGGAACTGCAGAGCGTTAAACGAACAGACGGTATCTATGACACGATGGTCTTAGAGAAGGTAAATGCATGA
- a CDS encoding opine metallophore biosynthesis dehydrogenase: MNVNKGSEGIVGTKRSKDLGNILIAGVGPAAIQTAVQLCAAGFSERIGLYNRPGARAERIKRELNQNHFEVNLTIQDKEEELTTKVDCFFDDVSQLSDEWDTVILATPCTSYANVIESLQTIELKRVRTIVLLAPNIGSNDLVKNLLLQETVEVISMSTYFAATKSLNSAIKAHTKAYKKRIYLGSSISKSRTLNTLQEFLKSMNIDGEIVDHPLDAECRNITTYVHPAFFLNRFTLNEIFGLHTNGTKYMYKLFPEGPITPQRIKTMVRLWKEISTLMNELGAKSINLLQFLNDDNYPVPTECIQREDIDNFSEYEEVKQEYLLYIRYASILIDPFSKPDHEGRYFEFSAVPFKKAEEENKGVWSIPRIPFEDYQKLIVIYGLAENSGIPMPEMKRLIKNFESECQQIESLLGIKESLIEARRESSLQEVTNIMKERKRRLQ, from the coding sequence ATGAATGTAAATAAAGGAAGTGAGGGAATCGTGGGTACGAAACGTTCAAAAGATCTTGGGAATATCCTAATAGCAGGCGTTGGACCAGCTGCCATTCAAACAGCTGTCCAGCTTTGCGCTGCTGGTTTTAGTGAAAGAATAGGATTGTATAATCGGCCAGGTGCTCGTGCAGAACGGATTAAAAGAGAACTGAATCAAAATCATTTTGAAGTCAATCTTACTATTCAGGATAAAGAGGAAGAATTGACAACAAAGGTGGATTGTTTTTTTGATGACGTATCTCAACTATCTGATGAATGGGATACGGTTATTCTTGCAACTCCCTGTACGAGCTATGCAAACGTAATAGAGTCACTTCAGACTATAGAGTTAAAGCGCGTAAGAACCATAGTTCTACTAGCTCCAAACATCGGTTCAAACGATCTCGTAAAAAATTTGCTGTTACAAGAAACAGTTGAAGTAATCAGCATGTCAACATATTTTGCTGCTACTAAATCTCTTAATTCTGCTATAAAGGCTCATACGAAAGCATATAAAAAACGTATTTACTTAGGTTCATCAATCAGTAAAAGCCGTACGCTAAATACACTGCAAGAATTTTTAAAATCAATGAATATCGATGGGGAGATCGTCGATCACCCTCTCGATGCGGAATGCAGAAATATAACAACATATGTGCATCCTGCCTTCTTCTTAAATAGATTTACTTTAAATGAAATATTTGGCCTTCATACTAATGGTACGAAGTATATGTATAAGTTGTTTCCTGAAGGTCCCATCACACCACAAAGAATAAAAACAATGGTGCGGCTCTGGAAAGAAATTTCTACATTAATGAATGAACTAGGCGCAAAATCGATCAATTTATTGCAGTTTTTAAATGACGATAATTATCCCGTTCCAACAGAATGCATCCAAAGAGAGGACATTGATAATTTTTCAGAATATGAGGAAGTCAAACAGGAGTATCTGCTCTATATACGCTATGCTTCTATTCTAATCGACCCATTTTCAAAGCCTGATCATGAAGGAAGATATTTTGAATTCTCAGCAGTTCCCTTTAAAAAAGCAGAAGAAGAAAATAAGGGAGTGTGGTCTATCCCTAGGATACCGTTCGAAGATTATCAAAAATTGATCGTGATCTATGGACTTGCAGAGAATTCAGGAATTCCAATGCCTGAGATGAAAAGACTCATCAAAAATTTCGAATCAGAGTGTCAGCAGATTGAATCCCTGTTAGGAATAAAAGAGTCATTAATCGAAGCAAGAAGAGAATCTTCCTTGCAAGAAGTAACAAACATCATGAAGGAAAGAAAGAGGCGATTACAATGA
- a CDS encoding DMT family transporter — translation MKNGVWLAILSSFIFSIMNALVKAVSLNIPYSESVFFRSLIGTIIIFIIMKKKKVAFSKTGVPMLMVRGVFGALYLLAYFYTIAKIPLADASILAHLSPIFAVVLAGLFLKEKLTKTLLYILPVVLAGAFLLIKPQEFSSYSMYALIGVGSAFFAACAATSIRYLSSRHHAYEIVFYFLATATLVSIPLMWNQFVIPSPLELFYLICIGVVSLVGQLFLTSAFTHENVIVVEVTRYIGIVFNAFWGFLFWSEIPDAQTILGGMLIIASCIFLSRRRALEAKGNNLRLNKVAMNTHAKR, via the coding sequence ATGAAAAACGGTGTTTGGCTCGCCATTTTGTCTTCCTTTATTTTCAGTATTATGAACGCTCTCGTTAAGGCAGTAAGTTTAAACATCCCTTATTCAGAAAGTGTATTCTTTAGAAGTTTGATAGGCACAATCATCATCTTTATTATTATGAAAAAGAAAAAGGTAGCCTTTTCAAAAACGGGTGTACCAATGCTTATGGTTCGAGGAGTCTTTGGAGCGTTGTATCTATTAGCCTATTTTTATACAATCGCTAAAATTCCGTTAGCAGATGCGAGTATTCTGGCTCATCTGTCTCCCATTTTTGCCGTAGTATTAGCAGGTTTGTTTTTAAAAGAAAAGCTAACGAAAACGCTTCTCTATATTCTTCCTGTCGTGTTAGCAGGGGCGTTCTTACTGATTAAACCACAGGAGTTCTCGTCCTATTCCATGTATGCGCTAATTGGTGTAGGAAGTGCTTTTTTCGCAGCTTGTGCAGCCACTTCTATTCGGTATTTAAGCAGCAGACATCATGCTTATGAGATCGTATTTTATTTTCTCGCTACAGCAACGTTAGTTAGTATACCTTTAATGTGGAACCAATTTGTAATACCTTCACCATTAGAACTGTTCTATTTAATCTGCATCGGAGTTGTATCTTTAGTAGGACAGTTATTCTTAACAAGTGCATTCACGCATGAAAATGTCATTGTTGTAGAGGTTACCCGTTACATTGGAATCGTCTTTAACGCCTTTTGGGGCTTTTTATTCTGGTCAGAGATTCCAGATGCTCAAACGATTCTAGGAGGTATGTTAATTATTGCTTCATGCATCTTCCTATCACGTAGGCGAGCACTAGAAGCAAAGGGAAATAATTTAAGATTGAATAAAGTAGCGATGAATACACATGCAAAAAGGTAA